Proteins from one Nicotiana tabacum cultivar K326 chromosome 23, ASM71507v2, whole genome shotgun sequence genomic window:
- the LOC142177156 gene encoding uncharacterized protein LOC142177156, with the protein MARDMTVPLFVGGDFNVIWDEEEKYGGFPVSLNETDDFRHCINTCNLVDLGFKGSIFTWWNGRAEEDCIFKMLDRCLSNVEFQHTFPGIEVTHLSKIGSDHSPMQLKCDIEVPLVKKPFRFLNLWVEHESFKETVRENWKADFSASLFVMFNYKLKKLKKALLVWSRATYGDIFQKIASLEEVVLVHEAQFETNPIKLNREILHKVQADLIKFLALEEKYWKQKSASKKEAASQKDSKQSRYWIEEDEEIAMEAVNFYKEQFKETTMPTSFHILDRVPTLVDMEQNSELMKQPTKDEKKEVTTFFDLRPISLSNYSNKLILRVIHERLVGLLPNIISEEHVGFVKGRSIVENVLLTQEIITDIRRRTKAGPNVVMKLDMTKAYDKLSWLFLTKVLRKMGFAERFIGMVFGIVSNNWYSILINSQAHAFVKSSRGVK; encoded by the exons ATGGCAAGGGACATGACTGTGCCATTGTTTGTAGGTGGAGACTTTAATGTTATTTgggatgaagaagaaaaatatggTGGTTTTCCAGTGTCTTTGAATGAAACTGATGACTTTCGACACTGCATCAACACTTGCAACTTAGTTGATCTTGGCTTCAAAGGTAGTATTTTCACTTGGTGGAATGGGAGGGCAGAAGAAGACTGTATTTTCAAGATGTTAGATAGATGTTTATCAAATGTTGAATTTCAGCATACCTTCCCAGGAATTGAAGTTACACATTTGTCAAAGATAGGCTCAGACCACAGCCCTATGCAACTAAAGTGTGATATAGAGGTTCCTCTAGTGAAGAAACCTTTTAGATTTCTTAATTTATGGGTCGAGCATGAGTCATTTAAGGAAACTGTGAGAGAGAACTGGAAGGCAGATTTTAGTGCAAGCCTATTTGTCATGTTCAATTATAAGCTGAAGAAATTAAAAAAGGCACTGTTAGTGTGGAGTAGAGCAACCTATGGtgatatttttcagaaaattgcAAGCTTGGAAGAGGTAGTATTGGTTCATGAAGCACAATTTGAAACTAATCCTATCAAACTGAATAGAGAAATATTGCACAAAGTACAAGCAGATTTGATCAAATTTCTTGCCTTGGAGGAAAAATATTGGAAGCAGAAATCAG CGTCGAAGAAAGAGGCTGCATCTCAAAAGGATTCAAAACAGTCAAGGTATTGGAtagaagaagatgaagagattGCTATGGAAGCAGTTAACTTTTATAAAGAACAGTTCAAAGAAACCACAATGCCAACTTCATTTCACATTTTAGATCGAGTGCCAACACTGGTTGATATGGAGCAGAACTCAGAACTAATGAAGCAACCAACAAAAGATGAG AAAAAAGAGGTGACTACATTTTTTGATTTGAGGCCAATAAGTCTTAGCAACTATAGCAACAAACTGATATTGAGGGTGATACATGAGAGGCTAGTGGGACTACTGCCTAATATTATATCTGAAGAACATGTTGGCTTTGTGAAAGGGAGGAGCATTGTTGAAAATGTATTGCTCACACAGGAGATAATTACAGATATAAGACGTAGAACTAAAGCTGGACCAAATGTAGTTATGAAGCTCGATATGACTAAGGCATACGACAAATTATCTTGGCTTTTTCTTACTAAGGTGCTTAGGAAGATGGGCTTTGCAGAGAGATTCATTGGCATGGTTTTTGGCATTGTCTCAAATAACTGGTATTCTATTCTTATCAATAGCCAGGCTCATGCTTTTGTCAAATCATCGAGAGGAGTCAAATAA